Proteins from a single region of Lachnospiraceae bacterium:
- a CDS encoding extracellular solute-binding protein: protein MYKRYYFLLICMLITSILLCACQKEEVPVQKSTEIPTEELNIFILGDAFTVFYASENKKEVIYTTYMNLGEYESTICYGEEGFLFYDAFNQYQQQNGIRLNLHWYQYPDELEKALLTMDKEELPDIIITNYSTTGDFYQYMKQGFFYDITSYTEAEELYTSDEYYNLVLEAGRLNGKQYILPILFNIDTLMGCEKNWNILELNEKTAESHEQLMNVVLQAQRERQLQEVIGQWIAYTAYYTPYALYDAAGERWIDYEKENVSLNKQRFYQMAEFYRNFLQEQFGEVQIGQDLLWEKTKHMEARKATEKYMEEYIDNKGCIIEGGGAFQGFIHNAAAQAWYYESRYQDMGEEFRLMAIPGAAQGTTAHVSCFGGVLSTSKHPEEAYNFLRYLMDTEIFCGFGISVNKENVSKMLANLSKLEYELRYGCQPLKEDGTPYTGDGDYIIHPMTKETKESLEKMLENITSVSLPDWPVYEILRKQLEKYGKGEISVEIAYETAYHQLENYLKERK from the coding sequence GTGTATAAACGGTATTATTTTTTATTGATTTGTATGTTGATAACAAGTATTTTATTATGTGCTTGTCAAAAAGAAGAAGTGCCAGTGCAAAAGTCTACAGAAATACCAACAGAAGAACTGAATATTTTTATTTTAGGCGATGCATTTACAGTGTTCTATGCATCTGAAAATAAAAAGGAAGTAATTTATACAACATATATGAATTTGGGAGAATATGAGTCTACTATTTGTTACGGGGAAGAGGGCTTTCTCTTTTATGATGCATTTAATCAATATCAGCAACAAAACGGGATCCGTCTAAATCTACATTGGTATCAATATCCAGATGAATTAGAAAAAGCACTTTTAACAATGGATAAAGAAGAATTGCCCGATATTATTATTACAAACTATAGCACGACTGGAGACTTTTATCAGTATATGAAACAAGGTTTCTTTTATGATATTACTTCTTATACTGAGGCAGAGGAATTGTATACAAGTGATGAGTATTATAATTTGGTATTAGAGGCAGGGCGGTTGAATGGGAAACAATATATTTTGCCAATTCTTTTTAATATTGATACACTTATGGGCTGTGAGAAAAATTGGAATATATTAGAGCTAAATGAAAAAACAGCAGAGAGTCATGAACAATTGATGAATGTTGTGTTGCAGGCTCAGCGAGAACGACAATTACAAGAAGTAATTGGGCAATGGATTGCATATACGGCATATTATACACCTTATGCATTATATGATGCAGCGGGAGAAAGATGGATTGATTATGAAAAGGAAAATGTAAGCCTGAATAAACAACGGTTTTATCAGATGGCAGAGTTTTATAGAAATTTTTTACAAGAGCAATTTGGCGAAGTACAGATTGGACAGGATTTATTATGGGAGAAGACAAAACATATGGAGGCGAGAAAAGCAACTGAAAAATATATGGAGGAGTATATAGATAATAAAGGATGTATTATAGAAGGGGGCGGCGCTTTTCAGGGATTTATTCATAATGCGGCGGCGCAAGCATGGTACTATGAAAGTAGATACCAAGATATGGGAGAAGAGTTCAGACTAATGGCAATACCGGGAGCTGCTCAAGGGACGACGGCACATGTCTCCTGCTTTGGCGGTGTGTTAAGTACATCTAAACATCCGGAAGAGGCATACAATTTCTTGCGCTATCTAATGGATACAGAGATTTTTTGTGGTTTTGGCATTTCTGTTAATAAAGAAAATGTATCTAAGATGTTAGCGAATTTAAGTAAGTTAGAATATGAATTAAGATATGGATGTCAGCCCTTGAAAGAGGATGGAACTCCTTATACAGGGGATGGGGATTATATTATTCATCCAATGACTAAAGAGACTAAAGAAAGTCTAGAAAAGATGCTCGAAAATATAACAAGCGTATCACTGCCAGATTGGCCAGTATATGAAATTCTACGGAAACAATTGGAGAAATATGGAAAAGGAGAAATATCTGTTGAAATAGCGTATGAAACGGCTTATCATCAGCTTGAAAATTATTTAAAAGAAAGGAAGTAA